The Microbacterium foliorum genome has a window encoding:
- a CDS encoding LCP family protein: MTKRAWWLVLLNLFVPGSAQVLAGDRRLGRFGLGATLLAWFLVIVGAGLALFARPVLLWLTVGGGWFSAVVLTLVQVLLIGYLVLWVVLTFDALRLVRLVKVPSPSKFAIPLVALLLLGLVGTGTGYAASYVGTARGTISTIFGQSGPSLPPSEGYYNILLLGADSGDGRDSMRYDSISVVSVNATSGAVTITGIPRELPNAPFSEGSPMQALYPNGFEGHNSNSCGWNGWMNHVRNAAEVCRDDDGAGLYPDAASHGSDPGIEATKDAAEGVLGIEIPYYVFVDMHGFAALVDALGGVDINVTERLPKGGPPEGVNPHDVDAWATGWIEVGQQHMDGDTAQWYARSRYTTSDWDRMKRQRELQEAILAQFTPQTVLTRFNEVAAAGTALISTDLPQDKLPEFFDLMTKAREQPVTTVELTPDNGVDEHSPNYDYIHQMMQQTLHPPTETPTPSP; the protein is encoded by the coding sequence ATGACCAAGCGCGCCTGGTGGCTGGTGCTGCTCAACCTGTTCGTTCCGGGCTCGGCGCAGGTGCTCGCCGGTGATCGACGGCTCGGTCGTTTCGGCCTCGGTGCCACGCTCCTCGCCTGGTTCCTGGTCATCGTCGGTGCCGGACTCGCGCTCTTCGCCCGCCCGGTGCTGCTGTGGCTGACGGTGGGAGGAGGATGGTTCTCCGCCGTCGTCCTGACCCTTGTCCAGGTTCTGCTCATCGGCTACCTCGTGCTGTGGGTCGTGCTCACCTTCGACGCGCTGCGCCTCGTGCGCCTCGTGAAAGTTCCTAGTCCTTCGAAGTTCGCGATCCCGCTCGTCGCTCTCCTGCTGCTCGGCCTGGTGGGAACCGGCACCGGATACGCGGCGTCGTATGTCGGAACCGCCCGCGGAACCATCAGCACGATCTTCGGCCAGAGCGGGCCGAGCCTGCCGCCGAGCGAGGGCTACTACAACATCCTCCTGCTCGGAGCCGACAGCGGCGACGGTCGGGACTCGATGCGGTACGACAGCATCTCCGTGGTCTCCGTGAACGCGACCAGCGGGGCCGTGACCATCACCGGCATCCCGCGAGAACTCCCCAACGCGCCGTTCAGCGAGGGCAGCCCGATGCAGGCGCTGTACCCGAACGGGTTCGAAGGGCACAACTCGAACTCCTGCGGGTGGAACGGCTGGATGAACCACGTCCGCAACGCCGCCGAGGTCTGCCGGGACGATGACGGCGCGGGGCTCTACCCGGACGCCGCCTCGCACGGCTCCGACCCCGGGATCGAGGCCACGAAGGATGCCGCCGAGGGCGTCCTCGGCATCGAGATCCCCTACTACGTGTTCGTCGACATGCACGGCTTCGCCGCCCTCGTCGACGCGCTCGGCGGCGTGGACATCAACGTCACGGAACGGCTCCCGAAGGGTGGTCCGCCCGAGGGCGTGAACCCCCACGACGTCGACGCATGGGCGACGGGCTGGATCGAGGTCGGCCAGCAGCACATGGACGGTGACACCGCTCAGTGGTACGCGCGCTCGCGCTACACCACGAGCGATTGGGACCGGATGAAGCGCCAGCGCGAGCTGCAGGAGGCTATTCTCGCGCAGTTCACACCGCAGACCGTGCTGACGCGGTTCAACGAGGTCGCTGCGGCAGGCACCGCGCTCATCAGCACGGATCTCCCTCAGGACAAGCTGCCCGAGTTCTTCGACCTGATGACCAAGGCGCGAGAGCAGCCGGTCACCACGGTCGAGCTCACCCCCGACAACGGGGTCGATGAGCACTCGCCGAACTACGACTACATCCACCAGATGATGCAGCAGACCCTGCATCCGCCGACGGAGACACCGACTCCCTCCCCCTGA
- a CDS encoding DUF4012 domain-containing protein: protein MSDGRLPVRRRWLRWTLGAILTILVLAIGWVTVRGIGAVNDLQQVATSSSTLKEAVGQGDLEKAASLSSRIAHHAGSAHDLTSDPVWHAFGILPWLGPNFAAVSDVAEIADDVASNALVPVLDAAGALNLASLGLSNGAIDIAPFAAIEPPLADASATLSAAQDRALRIDADATLPPLADAVREMRSTVTQAATVVGSLHGAAALLPSMLGADGPRNYVLAMQNNAELRSSGGIIGAIALLHAEDGRVTLVQQASVPDFPSLDEPLPLSESTVALFEDRPGRYMQNLTSVPDFTEAGPAIAARWQNRFGQPIDGVIAVDAVMTETLLKATGPLTFGPFTVTHETVVNFLLSEIYAAVPDPAAQDEVFSQAAGALLSAALSTADPKDLVAALADSAEQHRIRIWSAHEDEQTMLAASSLGGALPVDDTETHVGVLMNDTTGGKMDYYTDAAITTSVGVCDGEPTTQVRVTWTNDAPADAGTTLPPYVTANGFYGVPPGSIGTLITVYGPEGATASHIDRDGEQESVQTTLLGTRAAVQHEVVLAPGESSTITLEYQGAGAGERLTVVDHTPMIDDPEISREELQCAS from the coding sequence GTGAGTGACGGACGCCTTCCTGTACGTCGTCGGTGGTTGCGGTGGACCCTCGGCGCGATCCTGACGATTCTCGTGCTCGCGATCGGGTGGGTGACGGTGCGCGGAATCGGCGCCGTGAACGACCTGCAGCAGGTGGCGACGTCGTCGTCGACGCTCAAGGAGGCCGTCGGCCAGGGCGATCTCGAGAAGGCCGCCTCTCTCTCGTCCCGCATCGCGCATCATGCGGGGTCCGCGCACGATCTCACCTCCGATCCCGTGTGGCACGCCTTCGGCATCCTCCCCTGGCTCGGACCGAACTTCGCGGCCGTGAGCGACGTGGCCGAGATCGCCGACGACGTCGCCTCGAACGCACTCGTGCCGGTGCTCGACGCCGCCGGTGCGCTGAACCTGGCCAGCCTCGGCCTGTCGAACGGCGCGATCGACATCGCACCCTTCGCCGCCATCGAGCCGCCGCTCGCGGATGCGAGCGCGACGCTGAGCGCCGCGCAGGACCGCGCTCTCCGGATCGACGCGGATGCGACGCTCCCCCCGCTCGCCGATGCAGTGCGAGAGATGCGCTCGACCGTCACCCAGGCGGCGACCGTGGTCGGATCGCTGCACGGCGCGGCCGCGCTGCTGCCGAGCATGCTGGGTGCGGATGGTCCTCGCAACTACGTCCTGGCGATGCAGAACAACGCGGAGCTGCGCTCTTCCGGAGGCATCATCGGCGCCATCGCGCTGCTGCACGCGGAGGACGGACGGGTCACCCTCGTCCAGCAGGCCTCGGTCCCCGACTTCCCGTCGCTCGACGAGCCGCTTCCGCTCAGCGAATCGACCGTCGCGCTGTTCGAGGACCGCCCCGGCCGCTACATGCAGAATCTGACGAGCGTTCCCGACTTCACCGAGGCGGGCCCCGCGATAGCGGCCCGCTGGCAGAACAGGTTCGGCCAGCCGATCGACGGGGTGATCGCCGTGGACGCGGTCATGACCGAGACCCTCCTGAAGGCGACGGGTCCACTCACGTTCGGGCCGTTCACCGTCACGCACGAGACGGTGGTGAACTTCCTGCTCTCGGAGATCTACGCCGCGGTCCCGGATCCTGCGGCCCAGGACGAGGTCTTCTCGCAGGCGGCGGGAGCCCTGCTGTCGGCGGCGCTGTCGACCGCAGATCCGAAAGATCTCGTGGCGGCGCTGGCCGATTCGGCCGAGCAGCACCGGATCCGCATCTGGAGTGCGCACGAAGACGAGCAGACGATGCTGGCCGCATCGTCACTCGGCGGCGCTCTTCCCGTCGACGACACGGAGACGCATGTGGGCGTGCTGATGAACGACACCACCGGCGGCAAGATGGACTACTACACGGATGCCGCGATCACCACATCTGTGGGGGTGTGCGACGGCGAACCGACCACTCAGGTGCGGGTCACCTGGACCAACGACGCACCGGCGGATGCGGGAACCACCCTGCCGCCGTACGTCACGGCGAACGGGTTCTACGGAGTCCCGCCCGGATCCATCGGCACCCTGATCACGGTGTACGGCCCCGAAGGCGCCACCGCGTCGCACATCGACCGCGATGGCGAGCAGGAGAGCGTTCAGACGACCCTCCTCGGCACGCGTGCAGCCGTGCAGCATGAGGTCGTGCTCGCACCCGGCGAGTCGTCCACGATCACCCTCGAGTACCAGGGTGCCGGTGCCGGCGAGCGACTCACCGTGGTCGATCACACGCCGATGATCGACGACCCCGAGATCTCCCGAGAAGAACTGCAGTGCGCCTCGTGA
- a CDS encoding glycosyltransferase — translation MGARLRVVLDQLTHVVDGNHAFASSDLAAALVATAPSGCEVEAIVPAGAEVSIRGIADVRRLSLARRELAGSWQLGIPAGAGDGLIHSATLMAPLVRHDRVHDHDQTTVTLWDLRAWDAPQLLSKSTVSWQRAMLKRAVKHADAVVVPSHAIAARLGEITKLGDRIRVISGAVPSSFVVPFDAAERRTALSLPASYVVVTGAADSLETGFRAALATGRDAVVLDAPEGGEPALAEIAAAVGLPEARAHIRGVLSTEDRAAVFAAAAAMVATDAGAGWPWRAVEAMTLGVPVVAVESGVHHDVIADGGMIVDAADAPDAAVDAVGDGARRLSVLAADRSRSFSWLGAAERVWGLHADL, via the coding sequence ATGGGTGCTCGGCTGCGTGTTGTTCTGGATCAGCTGACGCATGTCGTCGACGGGAATCACGCGTTCGCGTCATCGGATCTCGCCGCAGCACTGGTCGCGACCGCACCGTCCGGATGCGAGGTCGAGGCGATCGTGCCCGCCGGGGCCGAGGTGTCGATCCGCGGGATCGCGGATGTCCGCAGGCTCTCGCTCGCGCGCCGCGAGCTCGCCGGCTCGTGGCAGCTGGGGATCCCGGCCGGCGCGGGTGACGGCCTCATCCACTCCGCGACGCTGATGGCGCCGCTCGTGCGGCACGACCGGGTGCACGATCACGACCAGACGACCGTCACTCTCTGGGACCTGCGCGCCTGGGACGCCCCGCAGCTGCTGTCCAAGTCGACGGTGTCGTGGCAGCGCGCGATGCTCAAGAGAGCCGTCAAGCATGCGGACGCCGTCGTGGTGCCCTCGCACGCGATCGCGGCCCGACTCGGAGAGATCACGAAGCTGGGCGACCGGATCCGCGTGATCTCCGGTGCTGTGCCGTCATCGTTCGTCGTGCCGTTCGACGCCGCCGAGCGCCGCACCGCTCTGTCGCTTCCCGCGTCCTACGTCGTCGTCACCGGCGCCGCCGACTCCCTCGAGACCGGATTCCGCGCGGCTCTCGCGACGGGCCGGGATGCCGTCGTCCTCGACGCCCCGGAGGGCGGAGAGCCGGCCCTCGCCGAGATCGCCGCGGCGGTCGGTCTGCCCGAGGCCCGCGCGCACATCCGCGGAGTGCTGTCGACGGAGGACCGCGCCGCCGTCTTCGCCGCCGCCGCCGCGATGGTCGCCACGGATGCCGGAGCAGGGTGGCCCTGGCGTGCGGTTGAGGCGATGACCCTCGGCGTCCCCGTGGTCGCCGTCGAGAGCGGTGTGCACCACGACGTGATCGCGGACGGCGGCATGATCGTCGACGCCGCGGATGCTCCGGACGCCGCCGTCGACGCCGTCGGCGACGGCGCGAGAAGGCTCAGCGTCCTCGCCGCGGACCGCTCGAGGTCGTTCTCCTGGCTCGGTGCCGCCGAGCGGGTGTGGGGCCTGCACGCCGATCTCTGA
- a CDS encoding ABC transporter ATP-binding protein, which produces MPRISDAPRILVEDVHKHFKLRHTHSMKETFVAAMRRKPLTSEFQALDGISFEIGEGEAVALLGFNGSGKSTMLKLISGVLRPDEGQVRTRGRVAGLIEVGAGFHPDLSGRENVYLNAAILGMSKKETKEQFDSIVEFSEIEKFIDTEVKHYSSGMFLRLAFSVAIHTHLDVLLIDEILSVGDEPFQKKCLARVRELHSQGKTLVVVSHDLNMVSHLCERGILLQDGKVRFDGPSADAVELMRS; this is translated from the coding sequence TTGCCCAGGATCTCTGATGCTCCCCGCATCCTCGTCGAGGATGTGCACAAGCACTTCAAGCTGCGCCATACGCACTCCATGAAGGAGACCTTCGTCGCCGCGATGCGACGCAAGCCCCTCACCTCGGAGTTCCAGGCGCTCGACGGCATCTCCTTCGAGATCGGCGAGGGCGAGGCGGTCGCGCTGCTCGGCTTCAACGGCTCGGGCAAGTCGACGATGCTCAAGCTCATCTCCGGCGTGCTTCGCCCCGACGAGGGACAGGTGCGCACCCGGGGCAGGGTCGCGGGACTGATCGAGGTCGGCGCCGGATTCCACCCCGATCTGTCGGGTCGCGAGAACGTCTACCTGAACGCGGCCATCCTGGGCATGTCGAAGAAGGAGACGAAGGAGCAGTTCGACTCCATCGTCGAGTTCAGTGAGATCGAGAAGTTCATCGACACCGAGGTCAAGCACTACTCCTCAGGGATGTTCCTGCGCCTGGCGTTCTCGGTCGCGATCCACACGCATCTGGACGTGCTCCTGATCGACGAGATCCTCTCGGTCGGCGACGAGCCGTTCCAGAAGAAGTGCCTCGCACGCGTGCGCGAGCTCCACTCCCAGGGCAAGACCCTGGTGGTGGTCAGCCACGACCTGAACATGGTCTCGCACCTGTGCGAGCGCGGCATCCTGCTGCAGGACGGCAAGGTGCGATTCGACGGCCCCAGTGCGGATGCCGTCGAGCTCATGCGCTCCTGA
- a CDS encoding ABC transporter permease, which produces MSQTSVPAELRLTQPGSSTGLLDVFRRRYLLSLIVRKEVGIRYRGSVLGWLWSYVKPLIQFLVFYFALGVFLRLNDSIEYYPIYLLSGITAVTFFNESFANATKSLVENAALIKKIYFPRQMFPVASTMVAAINTVPQIIVVLVIALFFGWSPSVIGIAALLLGLVIISLLATGLGLLFGAINVTFRDAQSFVEIIVMISVWASPVMYQWQMVATKVPEWLFQLYALNPITGAVELFHYGIWHALNPANAEPLPSMWFHAVIALAVSIVILIIGEIVFRRLEGRFAQDL; this is translated from the coding sequence ATGTCGCAAACATCTGTGCCCGCCGAGCTGCGACTGACGCAACCCGGATCGAGTACTGGACTGCTCGACGTGTTCCGTCGTCGTTACCTGCTCAGCCTGATCGTCCGCAAGGAAGTCGGCATCCGCTACCGCGGCTCTGTGCTCGGGTGGCTGTGGTCGTACGTCAAGCCGCTGATCCAGTTCCTCGTCTTCTACTTCGCGCTCGGCGTGTTCCTGCGCCTGAACGACAGCATCGAGTACTACCCGATCTACCTGCTGTCCGGTATCACCGCGGTGACGTTCTTCAACGAGTCGTTCGCGAACGCCACGAAGTCCCTCGTCGAGAACGCCGCGCTGATCAAGAAGATCTACTTCCCGCGGCAGATGTTCCCGGTCGCGAGCACGATGGTCGCGGCCATCAACACGGTCCCGCAGATCATCGTGGTGCTGGTGATCGCCCTCTTCTTCGGCTGGTCTCCGAGCGTCATCGGCATCGCCGCCCTCCTGCTCGGTCTCGTCATCATCTCGCTGCTCGCGACGGGCCTCGGACTGCTCTTCGGCGCGATCAACGTCACGTTCCGCGATGCGCAGAGCTTCGTGGAGATCATCGTCATGATCTCGGTCTGGGCATCGCCGGTGATGTACCAGTGGCAGATGGTGGCCACCAAGGTCCCCGAATGGCTGTTCCAGCTGTACGCGCTGAACCCGATCACCGGTGCCGTCGAGCTGTTCCACTACGGCATCTGGCATGCTCTGAATCCCGCGAACGCCGAGCCGCTGCCGTCGATGTGGTTCCACGCGGTGATCGCTCTCGCCGTCTCCATCGTCATCCTGATCATCGGCGAGATCGTCTTCCGCCGTCTGGAGGGTCGCTTTGCCCAGGATCTCTGA
- a CDS encoding glycosyltransferase translates to MTSQSGWIVLAAYQPNAELFARQLRSIQAQTMREWTCVISVDGDDATVRRVLAETVGDDGRFRVVADGIRRGFYLNFERGLLEVPVNAPWVALSDQDDYWCEGKLALLTAQLETSPLASGQARLVRHPSGEVTGVTDRTFSGGAQLVLANQVTGSLCVFRGELLETALPFPRVPTRVETHDHWLAVVAATYGDLAIVGDVVQDYVQHGSNVYGDPSQQKAMGLAETVRETLAKARKYEGNAGPLAVLRMFFLVQVGWRQVIVEVLQARGRPVDAGIDAAFGRRRRLRPLRRLQHDAEVAGTMVRRSSIEYLISWAAGAFTGGRRRAHALAARASAAGTASTRDGAQDSPR, encoded by the coding sequence ATGACCTCTCAGAGCGGCTGGATCGTACTCGCCGCATATCAACCGAACGCCGAGCTCTTCGCTCGCCAGCTGCGCAGCATCCAGGCTCAGACGATGCGGGAGTGGACCTGTGTCATCTCCGTCGACGGAGACGACGCCACCGTACGTCGCGTGCTGGCGGAGACGGTCGGCGATGACGGCCGGTTTCGTGTGGTCGCAGACGGCATCAGGCGCGGTTTCTATCTCAATTTCGAACGCGGCCTGCTCGAGGTGCCGGTGAACGCACCGTGGGTCGCACTCAGCGACCAGGACGACTACTGGTGCGAGGGCAAGCTCGCCCTCCTCACGGCGCAGCTCGAGACATCGCCCCTCGCCTCCGGGCAGGCGCGTCTGGTGAGGCATCCGTCCGGGGAGGTCACCGGCGTCACCGACCGCACATTCTCCGGAGGCGCGCAACTGGTACTTGCCAACCAGGTCACCGGTTCGCTCTGCGTGTTCAGGGGTGAGCTGCTCGAGACGGCGCTGCCCTTCCCACGCGTGCCCACGCGGGTGGAGACGCACGACCACTGGCTGGCCGTCGTCGCGGCGACGTACGGCGACCTGGCCATCGTGGGGGATGTGGTGCAGGACTACGTCCAGCACGGATCGAACGTCTACGGGGATCCCTCCCAGCAGAAGGCGATGGGGCTCGCCGAGACCGTTCGTGAGACGTTGGCCAAGGCGCGCAAGTATGAGGGGAATGCCGGTCCTCTCGCAGTCCTGCGGATGTTCTTCCTCGTGCAGGTCGGATGGCGTCAGGTGATCGTCGAGGTGCTGCAGGCCCGTGGCCGCCCTGTCGACGCGGGCATCGACGCGGCGTTCGGACGTCGTCGACGCCTGCGTCCGCTGCGCCGTCTCCAGCACGATGCCGAGGTCGCGGGAACGATGGTGCGACGTTCCTCCATCGAGTACCTGATCAGCTGGGCGGCCGGAGCATTCACCGGAGGGCGCCGTCGTGCGCACGCGCTCGCAGCGCGGGCGTCGGCGGCCGGCACCGCATCCACTCGCGACGGCGCACAGGACAGTCCACGATAG
- a CDS encoding DUF6541 family protein — MTIWIELLLALGMLGLLIFLPGYLIARALGLRGLWSVAVSGPASVTVVVVASIAAPLVGMRWGALPVAIVAVALIAVVVAFRMLLWRGSMPTSPQESLRPLALVATVAAPLVILVQVVLMIASPDHISQTFDNIFHLNAVRYILETGNASPFWVSSLTSAESGTVPTFYPDGWHALSALLVELSGVSIPVASNALLIGFAAFTWTMGIIVLTREFWGGRTVTIVAAAAASTCFPAFPLLLADYGVLFPYLMAVSFVPVSLALLVRAVLGSHSGGRDRTPWFIALVGLLPALAVSHPGALVALLAFAAVVLVTAAIRRAVATPGQTPGGIWPWVGIGAYLLIAAGLWYFLRPPEDARTWAPEMTVGQALGEIITASVNRAPVNLGMAVLIVLGVVAIFRARTARGWLAFALFVLAAALYVTVAGVPYLVLRDILVGAWYNNIPRLAALMPLVWVPLVALGFTTAWDALIARRRTAGKTVLTTTLVAAIVVALFPLPQAMSMRQAIRDARSNYAVTTQAPLLSTDERTLLDRLDDEVPADAVIIGSPWTGTALAYALADREVLLPHTLMYVSPEMQEILDRLDTAKTGSQVCELMLDRRVAYVLDFGRREVNDGKHVYKGLDRLATSDAVELVDSEGAARLYRVTACG, encoded by the coding sequence ATGACGATCTGGATCGAACTCCTGCTCGCGCTCGGCATGCTCGGTCTGCTGATCTTCCTCCCCGGTTATCTCATCGCCCGAGCTCTCGGGCTGCGAGGGCTGTGGTCGGTCGCCGTATCCGGCCCCGCATCGGTGACCGTCGTCGTGGTCGCATCCATCGCCGCCCCTCTCGTGGGCATGAGATGGGGCGCGCTTCCTGTCGCGATCGTCGCCGTCGCGCTGATCGCCGTCGTGGTCGCGTTCCGCATGCTGCTGTGGCGGGGATCCATGCCCACGTCTCCGCAGGAGAGTCTGAGGCCGTTGGCGCTCGTCGCGACGGTGGCAGCGCCCCTCGTGATCCTGGTGCAGGTGGTCCTCATGATCGCCTCGCCCGATCACATCTCGCAGACGTTCGACAACATCTTCCACCTGAACGCCGTGCGCTACATCCTCGAGACGGGCAATGCGTCGCCCTTCTGGGTGTCGTCGCTGACCAGCGCCGAGTCGGGGACCGTCCCGACCTTCTACCCCGACGGCTGGCACGCGCTCTCCGCCCTCCTCGTCGAGCTGAGCGGCGTGTCGATCCCGGTCGCCTCGAACGCGCTTCTGATCGGTTTCGCCGCGTTCACCTGGACGATGGGGATCATCGTTCTCACCCGGGAGTTCTGGGGCGGACGCACCGTGACGATCGTCGCGGCGGCGGCCGCATCGACCTGTTTCCCGGCCTTCCCGCTGTTGCTCGCCGACTACGGCGTCCTCTTCCCGTACCTGATGGCCGTGAGCTTCGTCCCGGTATCCCTGGCTCTGCTGGTGAGAGCGGTACTGGGCTCGCACTCGGGCGGGCGGGATCGCACTCCCTGGTTCATCGCACTGGTCGGACTGCTTCCGGCTCTCGCCGTGAGCCACCCCGGTGCGCTCGTCGCGCTGCTGGCATTCGCCGCGGTCGTGTTGGTCACGGCCGCCATTCGACGCGCTGTGGCCACTCCGGGGCAGACTCCCGGAGGAATCTGGCCGTGGGTGGGCATCGGCGCTTATCTGCTCATCGCCGCGGGCCTCTGGTACTTCCTGCGACCGCCCGAGGATGCCCGGACCTGGGCCCCGGAGATGACCGTCGGGCAGGCGCTCGGCGAGATCATCACCGCCTCCGTGAACCGCGCTCCGGTGAATCTCGGGATGGCCGTGCTCATCGTTCTGGGCGTCGTGGCGATCTTCCGGGCACGGACGGCTCGCGGGTGGCTCGCCTTCGCCCTCTTCGTGCTCGCGGCAGCGCTGTACGTGACGGTCGCCGGTGTTCCGTACCTCGTGCTGCGCGACATCCTCGTCGGAGCCTGGTACAACAACATCCCGCGTCTTGCCGCGCTCATGCCCCTGGTCTGGGTGCCTCTGGTCGCGCTCGGGTTCACGACGGCCTGGGACGCGCTCATCGCACGTCGTCGGACCGCAGGCAAGACGGTGCTCACGACCACTCTGGTAGCCGCGATCGTGGTCGCGCTCTTCCCGCTCCCTCAGGCGATGAGCATGCGTCAAGCGATACGGGATGCGAGATCGAACTACGCTGTGACGACTCAGGCGCCGCTTCTCAGCACGGATGAAAGAACCCTCCTCGACCGTCTGGACGACGAGGTTCCGGCGGATGCTGTCATCATCGGCAGTCCCTGGACCGGCACAGCTCTCGCGTACGCTCTGGCGGACAGGGAAGTGCTGCTGCCCCATACCCTCATGTATGTCTCGCCCGAGATGCAGGAGATCCTGGACAGACTGGACACGGCCAAGACCGGCTCTCAGGTCTGTGAGCTCATGCTCGACCGCCGGGTCGCCTACGTGCTCGATTTCGGTCGACGCGAGGTCAACGATGGAAAGCACGTGTACAAGGGGCTCGATCGGCTCGCGACATCCGATGCGGTCGAGCTCGTCGATTCAGAAGGCGCCGCGCGTCTCTACCGCGTCACCGCTTGCGGCTGA
- a CDS encoding lipopolysaccharide biosynthesis protein has product MNDGPTSHRGRARKAIGHELVRRSFLFSLSIILSTLVGVASIPVLIGQLGDTTWARLAVLQSIAQFFAVIVGFGWGATGPSTVASLPPTERKAFFATSLLARLLILVPVLGAGTFIAAFIVHDDPIIAALVSLTAVAPAAAAGWYFIGTNRPVALFLFDALPAILGQGAALVGVLLAPSLLTYASCTATFAVLGLLASCVFVATRSADGQWRVDRSQTLRGLLSDQVPGFTATFTTSLLTTLPIVIVKLIVPATALPLFVLADRLSRYAGLVLAPILQAVQSWVPEAGREHIRSRGRIAMLVACAIGVVGAIGMITCAPWVAPLLSQGAITIPILIAVVMGLGFAGEAISQVTGLAVLVTLGRSRELALSAGVATGAALLGVLGGTLLLGVPGALIALALTSIGLAVYRSRTALRGLAAESA; this is encoded by the coding sequence ATGAACGACGGCCCGACGTCGCACCGCGGGCGTGCACGCAAGGCCATCGGTCACGAACTGGTTCGGCGCTCCTTCCTGTTCTCGCTGTCGATCATCCTGTCGACGCTGGTCGGCGTCGCGTCGATCCCCGTGCTGATCGGGCAGCTCGGCGACACCACCTGGGCGCGCCTCGCCGTGCTGCAGTCGATCGCACAGTTCTTCGCCGTCATCGTCGGCTTCGGATGGGGCGCCACCGGTCCCAGCACGGTGGCGAGCCTTCCCCCGACCGAGCGCAAGGCATTCTTCGCGACCTCGCTGCTCGCGCGCCTCCTCATCCTGGTTCCGGTTCTGGGAGCAGGCACGTTCATCGCCGCCTTCATCGTCCATGACGATCCGATCATCGCCGCTCTCGTCTCCCTCACCGCGGTGGCTCCGGCGGCCGCTGCAGGCTGGTACTTCATCGGCACCAACCGGCCGGTCGCGCTCTTCCTCTTCGACGCCCTGCCCGCGATCCTCGGCCAGGGAGCGGCGCTGGTGGGCGTGCTATTGGCCCCTTCGCTGCTCACCTATGCATCGTGCACCGCGACGTTCGCGGTGCTGGGACTCCTCGCATCCTGCGTGTTCGTCGCCACCCGGTCCGCCGACGGGCAGTGGCGGGTCGATCGCTCCCAGACGCTGCGCGGTCTCCTGAGCGATCAGGTGCCGGGGTTCACGGCCACCTTCACCACGAGTCTGCTCACGACGCTTCCCATCGTGATCGTCAAGCTCATCGTCCCCGCCACCGCGCTGCCGCTGTTCGTCCTGGCCGACAGACTGTCACGCTACGCCGGTCTGGTCCTCGCGCCGATCCTGCAGGCCGTCCAGAGCTGGGTGCCCGAGGCGGGGCGTGAGCACATCCGCTCTCGCGGGCGCATCGCGATGCTCGTCGCGTGCGCGATCGGGGTGGTCGGCGCCATCGGAATGATCACCTGCGCTCCCTGGGTCGCGCCTCTGCTGTCGCAGGGAGCCATCACCATCCCCATCCTCATCGCCGTGGTGATGGGACTGGGCTTCGCGGGTGAGGCTATCAGCCAGGTCACGGGTCTCGCTGTACTCGTCACGCTCGGCCGTTCCCGAGAACTGGCGCTCTCCGCGGGCGTCGCCACCGGAGCAGCACTGCTCGGCGTTCTGGGAGGGACGCTGCTTCTGGGGGTCCCCGGGGCTCTGATCGCGCTCGCCCTGACCTCGATCGGCCTCGCCGTGTACAGGTCGCGGACCGCCTTGCGCGGTCTCGCCGCCGAGTCGGCGTGA